Proteins encoded within one genomic window of Arachis ipaensis cultivar K30076 chromosome B08, Araip1.1, whole genome shotgun sequence:
- the LOC107611659 gene encoding F-box/kelch-repeat protein At3g23880-like, whose translation MMRVKRYEYKDDLPEELIREILLRLPARTLASLRSVCTSWRNLISAPDFTFNHLRRSYFRDPSLTPPQIAYHRIILPSVTIRVLSVQSMMENPSKPTRLDCFRGPCDYTIVGSFHGLLCMFNYDRSQKSHAMLWNPCTGFTFKSPEISGIARISGFGYDHLSDTYKLYGIFKKNGPSGMEKN comes from the exons ATGATGAGAGTGAAACGCTATGAATACAAGGATGATCTTCCAGAAGAGCTGATCAGGGAAATCTTGCTGAGGCTTCCGGCAAGGACGCTTGCTTCCTTAAGGAGCGTGTGCACTTCATGGAGAAACCTAATCTCCGCCCCCGACTTCACCTTCAACCACCTTCGCCGTTCATACTTCCGCGATCCAAGTTTGACTCCGCCACAAATTGCTTATCACCGTATAATATTACCATCCGTCACTATCAGAGTTCTCTCCGTACAGTCAATGATGGAGAATCCTTCTAAACCTACCAGACTCGATTGCTTCAGGGGACCATGCGACTACACAATTGTTGGTTCTTTCCATGGATTGTTATGCATGTTTAATTACGACCGCAGTCAGAAGAGTCATGCCATGTTGTGGAACCCCTGTACCGGATTCACATTCAAATCGCCGGAAATCAGCGGTATAGCCCGCATTTCTGGCTTTGGTTACGATCATCTCAGTGACACCTACAAGCTTTATGGAATTTTTAAGAAGAACGGGCCATCTGGT ATGGAGAAGAATTGA
- the LOC107611876 gene encoding uncharacterized protein LOC107611876: protein MRRHSFLLALLCVLCHVAFSFNDGQVANGNFEQGPKASDMKGTVVTKRDAIPEWEISGLVEYIKSGQKQGDMLLVVPEGAHAVRLGNGASIKQRIKVIKGNYYSITFVVARTCAQNERLNVSVAPDWVVLPMQTLYSSDGWDAYAWSFQADYSLAELVIHNPRSKEEDQACGPLIDSVAIKALYPPRPTKINILKNGGFEEGPYIFPNTSWGVLIPPNIVDLSDHSPIPAWIVESLKAVKYIDSQHFSVPQGNRAVELVAGKESAIAQVVRTVVGRTYVLTFDVGDAGDSCEGPMVVEVYAAKENTKVSYESKGKGGFKLGFLKFKAISTRTRIVFLSSFYTMKSDSSLCGPVIDDVRLISVHKS, encoded by the exons ATGAGAAGACACTCCTTTTTGTTGGCTCTGTTGTGTGTCCTATGTCACGTAGCATTCTCCTTTAACGACG GACAAGTGGCAAATGGAAATTTCGAGCAAGGTCCGAAAGCTTCGGACATGAAAGGCACGGTGGTGACGAAGCGCGACGCCATACCGGAGTGGGAGATCTCCGGCTTAGTTGAGTACATAAAATCAGGTCAAAAACAAGGTGACATGTTGCTAGTAGTGCCAGAGGGTGCACATGCAGTGAGGCTTGGCAATGGTGCTTCAATCAAACAGAGAATCAAGGTCATAAAAGGAAATTACTATTCCATAACATTTGTGGTGGCTCGCACGTGTGCACAAAATGAGAGACTCAATGTTTCTGTGGCACCAGATTGGGTTGTGTTACCTATGCAAACGTTGTATAGTAGTGACGGTTGGGATGCTTATGCTTGGTCTTTTCAAGCAGATTACTCTCTTGCTGAGTTGGTTATTCATAATCCAAGATCAAAGGAAGAGGATCAAGCTTGTGGACCACTCATTGATTCCGTTGCTATCAAAGCTCTCTACCCTCCTAGGCCAACTAAAA TTAACATATTAAAGAACGGTGGATTTGAAGAAGGACCATACATATTTCCAAACACATCATGGGGTGTTCTAATTCCACCAAACATTGTAGACCTAAGTGACCACTCTCCCATACCAGCGTGGATTGTAGAGTCCTTAAAAGCAGTGAAGTACATAGATTCTCAACACTTCTCTGTCCCACAAGGAAACAGAGCAGTGGAGCTTGTAGCTGGAAAAGAAAGTGCCATTGCACAAGTTGTAAGAACAGTTGTTGGCAGAACCTATGTCCTTACTTTTGATGTTGGAGATGCTGGTGATTCATGTGAAGGCCCAATGGTTGTTGAAGTCTATGCAGcaaaagagaacacaaaagtgtCTTATGAATCAAAGGGTAAAGGTGGCTTCAAACTTGGGTTTCTCAAGTTTAAGGCTATTAGCACAAGAACTAGAATTGTGTTCCTCAGCTCCTTCTATACCATGAAGAGTGATTCATCTTTATGTGGCCCGGTTATTGATGATGTCAGGTTGATTAGCGTTcataaatcttaa